Proteins encoded by one window of Marixanthomonas sp. SCSIO 43207:
- a CDS encoding outer membrane beta-barrel protein produces MKLYTFVLAVLCSTILLAQNKSPETITVSGKIIEEGSNVPLEYATVSFIDAQGNVANGGITDTKGSFSLKIPPGVYTVKYEFISYETKEVPNQNLRKNTTLPTVSLALDTESLDEVVIRAETTEVQVRLDKKIYNIGKDLTTSGATVSDALSNVPSVNVDVEGAISLRGNENVRILINGKPSAIAGFGSTDALRQLPAEAIERVEVITSPSARYDAEGTAGILNIILRKEKTLGLNGSITTNVGVPTTSGVSGNINLRTDNFNIFNTTSLRYRDAPGNAFFNNQYFPTTFTDPDTGEEITTDPRFDRVIEDREYERQDQGFNTNLGIEYFLTERSSITASGFLRLGDDEDLTTNNARKFSDGTLQETTVREELETEKDESYQFSLNYVNNFNDEGHKLTADFQYENDKEEERSFITERRIQPSSFDFPSEDILNKETQKEYLIQADYVLPIGENAQFEAGYRGNFENEETDYTLNQENENGVFVRNDTLSNIFDYTENVNAVYTQYGNKFGKFSFLLGLRLEQTQLKGKIESNLDEDAFSETLGVDIDTNFDKNYLGLFPTVNLIYELAERENITLGYNRRINRPRGWFINPFPSRSSVTNVFQGNPDLDPAYASAFDLGYLKRWDKLTLTTSIYYQYETDSFERIQEQTGQVINGVNVVRTIPINLSTNERYGFEFGLLYNPAKWLRLNGSFNYFNFSSDGSFNGVEYGTENDSWFARGSAKVSLPWKIDWQTNAFYRGPTNNAQTETEGLLSINLAFSKDIINDNGTIGVNVSDLLNSRKRRSFTSTDTFTSDSEFQWRERSVNLSFTYRFNQKKQRQRRDQDMNDDDGDFEG; encoded by the coding sequence ATGAAATTATACACTTTTGTACTAGCAGTGTTATGCAGTACTATTTTACTAGCCCAAAACAAATCTCCAGAAACTATTACCGTTTCCGGAAAAATTATTGAAGAAGGATCAAATGTTCCTTTAGAATACGCAACAGTTTCTTTTATCGATGCACAAGGAAACGTTGCCAATGGAGGAATTACAGATACAAAAGGAAGCTTTTCATTAAAAATTCCGCCGGGAGTATATACTGTTAAATATGAGTTTATTTCATATGAAACAAAAGAAGTACCCAATCAAAATTTAAGAAAAAACACAACGCTACCCACTGTATCATTGGCACTAGACACAGAAAGTTTAGACGAAGTAGTTATACGTGCCGAAACCACAGAAGTGCAAGTACGTCTTGATAAAAAAATATATAACATAGGTAAAGACCTTACTACCAGCGGTGCAACAGTTAGTGATGCATTAAGTAATGTTCCTTCGGTTAATGTTGATGTAGAAGGTGCTATTAGCCTTCGCGGAAATGAAAACGTACGTATTTTAATTAACGGAAAACCATCTGCAATAGCTGGTTTTGGTTCAACAGATGCCTTACGACAGCTTCCTGCCGAAGCAATAGAACGCGTTGAAGTTATTACCTCTCCTTCAGCTAGATATGATGCAGAAGGTACCGCAGGAATTTTAAATATTATTTTACGTAAAGAAAAAACACTAGGATTAAATGGTTCTATAACCACCAACGTAGGTGTACCTACAACAAGTGGTGTTTCAGGAAATATCAATTTGAGAACAGATAATTTTAATATTTTTAATACCACTAGTTTACGCTACCGCGATGCTCCGGGTAATGCTTTTTTCAATAACCAATATTTCCCAACAACTTTTACAGATCCTGATACTGGTGAAGAAATTACCACAGATCCTCGTTTTGACCGTGTTATTGAAGACAGAGAGTATGAACGCCAAGATCAAGGATTTAATACAAACTTAGGTATTGAGTACTTTTTAACCGAACGTTCTTCAATTACAGCAAGTGGTTTTCTTCGGTTAGGAGATGATGAAGATTTAACAACCAATAATGCAAGAAAATTTAGCGACGGTACACTTCAAGAAACAACTGTGAGAGAAGAGCTAGAGACAGAAAAAGATGAAAGTTACCAATTTTCATTAAACTATGTAAATAACTTTAATGACGAAGGCCACAAGCTTACTGCAGATTTTCAATATGAAAATGATAAAGAAGAAGAACGCTCTTTTATTACTGAAAGACGCATTCAACCATCATCTTTTGATTTTCCTTCAGAAGACATCCTTAATAAAGAAACCCAAAAGGAATACTTAATTCAAGCCGACTATGTACTTCCTATCGGTGAGAACGCTCAGTTTGAAGCAGGATACCGAGGTAATTTTGAAAATGAAGAAACAGACTATACCCTTAATCAAGAAAATGAAAATGGTGTTTTTGTAAGAAATGATACACTATCAAATATTTTTGATTATACTGAAAATGTAAACGCAGTGTACACTCAATACGGAAACAAGTTTGGGAAATTCTCTTTCTTATTAGGTTTACGCCTAGAGCAAACACAGCTTAAAGGAAAAATTGAATCAAACCTTGATGAAGATGCCTTTTCTGAAACTTTAGGAGTTGATATTGATACAAACTTTGATAAAAATTACTTAGGTCTTTTCCCTACTGTAAACTTAATTTATGAATTAGCCGAACGTGAAAACATTACATTAGGCTACAACAGAAGAATTAACAGACCGCGCGGATGGTTTATTAATCCATTTCCTTCTCGATCTAGTGTGACCAATGTTTTTCAAGGTAACCCAGATCTAGATCCTGCCTATGCAAGTGCTTTTGATCTTGGATACTTAAAACGTTGGGATAAGTTGACACTTACTACTTCTATCTATTATCAATATGAAACCGATTCTTTTGAGCGCATTCAAGAACAAACAGGCCAAGTGATCAATGGGGTAAACGTAGTAAGAACCATTCCTATTAACCTTTCAACAAATGAGCGTTATGGATTTGAGTTTGGTCTTTTATATAATCCGGCAAAATGGCTTCGTTTAAACGGAAGTTTTAATTATTTCAACTTTAGTAGTGATGGAAGTTTTAATGGTGTTGAATATGGTACAGAAAACGACAGTTGGTTTGCCAGAGGTAGCGCCAAAGTGAGCCTTCCTTGGAAAATTGATTGGCAGACTAATGCATTTTATCGTGGACCTACAAACAATGCACAGACAGAAACAGAAGGGTTATTATCTATAAACTTAGCCTTCAGTAAAGATATTATTAATGACAATGGTACAATAGGTGTTAATGTAAGTGACCTGCTTAATAGTAGAAAAAGAAGATCTTTTACTTCTACAGATACTTTTACCAGTGATAGTGAGTTTCAATGGCGTGAGCGTAGCGTAAACCTTTCATTTACCTATAGATTTAATCAGAAAAAACAACGCCAGCGTAGAGATCAAGATATGAATGATGATGATGGCGATTTTGAAGGTTAA
- the fumC gene encoding class II fumarate hydratase, with amino-acid sequence MEYRIEKDTMGEVKVPSDKLWGAQTERSRNNFKIGKPASMPLEIVYGFAYLKKAAAFTNCELGVLSEEKRDLIAQVCDEILEGKHDDQFPLVIWQTGSGTQSNMNVNEVIANRAHQIAGNKIGEGDKTLQPNDDVNKSQSSNDTFPTGMHIAAYKKILEVTIPGVEQLHKTLQKKSEEFKDIVKIGRTHLMDATPLTLGQEFSGYVSQLEHGLKALKNTLPHLSELALGGTAVGTGLNTPDGYSEKVAGYIAKFTDLPFITAENKFEALAAHDALVESHGALKQLAVSLNKIANDIRMLASGPRCGIGEIIIPANEPGSSIMPGKVNPTQCEALTMVCAQVMGNDVAVSVGGMQGQYELNVFKPVMAANVLHSAELIGDACVSFEEHCANGIEANTEVIKKQLNNSLMLVTALNTKIGYYKAAEIANTAHQNGTTLKEEAVNLGYLTAEEFDQWVRPEDMVGKK; translated from the coding sequence ATGGAATATAGAATAGAAAAAGATACCATGGGCGAAGTAAAAGTCCCTTCAGATAAATTATGGGGAGCCCAAACTGAGCGTTCTCGCAACAACTTTAAAATAGGAAAACCAGCCTCTATGCCACTAGAGATTGTATATGGTTTTGCTTATTTAAAAAAAGCCGCTGCTTTTACAAATTGTGAGCTAGGCGTTCTTTCTGAAGAAAAAAGAGATTTAATTGCTCAAGTTTGTGATGAAATTTTAGAAGGTAAACACGATGATCAATTTCCGTTGGTAATCTGGCAAACCGGAAGCGGTACGCAAAGTAATATGAATGTAAATGAGGTAATTGCAAATCGTGCGCACCAAATAGCAGGAAATAAAATAGGTGAAGGCGATAAAACCTTACAACCAAATGATGATGTGAATAAATCACAATCTTCAAATGACACCTTCCCTACCGGTATGCACATTGCTGCTTATAAAAAAATACTTGAAGTTACCATTCCGGGGGTGGAGCAACTTCATAAAACACTTCAGAAAAAATCTGAAGAGTTTAAAGACATCGTAAAAATTGGTCGTACCCATTTAATGGACGCAACACCTTTAACACTAGGTCAAGAATTCAGTGGTTATGTTTCACAACTTGAACATGGATTAAAAGCTTTAAAAAACACCTTACCTCATTTATCAGAATTAGCACTGGGCGGAACTGCTGTAGGTACAGGATTAAATACACCAGACGGGTATTCAGAAAAAGTTGCCGGTTACATTGCAAAGTTTACAGATCTTCCTTTTATAACAGCTGAAAATAAATTTGAGGCCTTGGCTGCACACGACGCCCTAGTTGAATCACACGGAGCTCTTAAGCAACTAGCTGTCTCGCTCAATAAGATTGCCAATGATATACGTATGTTGGCTAGCGGACCTCGTTGCGGAATAGGAGAAATAATAATCCCAGCCAATGAGCCCGGATCTTCTATTATGCCTGGAAAAGTAAATCCTACCCAATGTGAAGCTCTTACTATGGTATGTGCACAAGTTATGGGTAATGATGTTGCTGTAAGTGTTGGTGGTATGCAGGGTCAATATGAACTTAATGTTTTTAAACCTGTTATGGCTGCAAATGTGCTACATTCTGCCGAATTAATTGGAGATGCTTGTGTTTCATTTGAAGAACATTGTGCAAATGGTATTGAAGCGAATACAGAAGTTATCAAAAAACAACTAAATAACTCATTAATGTTGGTGACTGCCCTGAATACAAAAATAGGGTACTATAAAGCTGCCGAAATTGCAAATACCGCACATCAAAACGGTACAACACTTAAAGAAGAAGCTGTAAACTTAGGGTACTTAACTGCCGAAGAATTTGATCAATGGGTTAGACCAGAAGATATGGTAGGTAAAAAATAG
- a CDS encoding 7TM diverse intracellular signaling domain-containing protein, with the protein MIKYNYENSLIKGISDSFIEENSASVIANSTAEKSVFTSQKSDEFLTDSKRSFATDNRLLSEFSYNFLNPALVNYSPISKKILKSSYQYSENPQSIFYQGIFYGFVLMVLLMNVVCYFIFEEKLFLYFFGAIFALTSVLFYGDGLLSLLNANIQVDSKLFEASLLFISISIAALFAHRFLNVKDFYPKAKILSFSLLGVAFVVLASAWITKSSLLASISNTALFIVLSSYFIIGTMLFSKKSYARFFVIAFSVPLLFAIDYFVLQGFGATLLFTGTTHLKVAILIEAMLLSYGIIYRMNAIKDEVELRQTEMRIFIKKQEMMNRENITNLMKDVYLENLIMQHDLDGLEIKLLQYISEGVENSKIARKLKMSETNVEELTNELYEKLEIREQVKSDYRMVETQPDYIYN; encoded by the coding sequence ATGATAAAATATAACTATGAAAACTCTTTAATTAAAGGGATTTCAGACAGTTTTATTGAAGAGAATTCTGCTTCAGTGATAGCTAATTCTACTGCTGAAAAATCAGTATTCACTTCTCAAAAGTCTGATGAATTTTTAACCGATTCAAAACGTTCTTTTGCCACTGACAATCGATTGCTTTCGGAATTTTCTTACAATTTTTTGAATCCGGCATTGGTCAATTACAGCCCTATTTCAAAAAAAATATTGAAATCTTCATATCAATATTCTGAAAATCCACAGTCGATATTTTATCAGGGTATTTTTTACGGTTTTGTTTTAATGGTATTATTAATGAATGTAGTTTGCTATTTCATATTTGAAGAAAAACTCTTTCTGTATTTCTTTGGAGCCATCTTTGCTCTTACATCTGTATTATTTTATGGTGATGGACTACTAAGCTTATTAAATGCTAACATTCAGGTTGATTCAAAGTTATTTGAAGCTTCACTCCTTTTTATATCTATAAGCATTGCAGCATTGTTTGCGCATCGTTTTTTAAATGTGAAAGATTTCTATCCAAAAGCAAAGATTTTGAGTTTTTCATTGCTAGGTGTTGCCTTTGTTGTATTGGCCTCTGCGTGGATTACAAAAAGTAGTTTATTAGCCTCAATATCAAATACTGCGTTGTTTATAGTACTAAGTAGTTATTTTATTATAGGTACAATGTTGTTCAGTAAAAAAAGCTATGCACGCTTTTTTGTAATTGCATTTTCGGTACCCTTACTTTTTGCTATAGATTATTTTGTGCTTCAAGGTTTTGGCGCTACTCTTTTATTTACAGGAACGACACACTTGAAAGTTGCAATACTAATAGAAGCCATGTTATTGTCTTACGGAATCATTTATAGAATGAATGCTATTAAAGATGAAGTAGAATTAAGACAAACGGAAATGAGAATATTTATAAAAAAACAAGAAATGATGAATAGAGAAAATATTACAAACCTAATGAAAGACGTCTATCTTGAAAACTTGATTATGCAACACGACTTAGACGGACTGGAAATTAAACTTCTTCAATATATATCTGAAGGTGTTGAAAACTCAAAAATAGCTCGCAAGCTTAAAATGAGTGAAACAAACGTAGAAGAGCTTACCAATGAGCTGTACGAAAAACTAGAAATTAGAGAACAAGTAAAATCTGATTACCGAATGGTAGAAACCCAACCAGATTATATTTATAACTAA